The following coding sequences are from one Panicum hallii strain FIL2 chromosome 5, PHallii_v3.1, whole genome shotgun sequence window:
- the LOC112895920 gene encoding GDSL esterase/lipase At1g28600-like produces the protein MGSSPSGGGRARLLFPMVVAAAAAALAGAAPAPAPACYARVFSFGDSLADTGNRRFVYPNDSDPVLRLPYGETFFDRATGRFSDGRIVLDFLADALGLPFVRPYLSGRRAEDFARGANFAVGGATALAPEFFRDRGFNMSNVVHLDMEMKWFRDMIGLLCPDGIAGCSDVMNQSLFLVGEIGGNDYNLPLLERMPLDVVIAFAPIVIAKISSTITELIGLGAKTLVVPGNLPIGCIPNYMFVFRSDSKEDYEAETGCIGWLNEFARYHNRLLIEELERLRELHPGVTIIYADYYGAAMEVFVSPQQYGIEHPLVACCGGGHPHGVGASARCGRGKYSLCRNPEKYGSWDGLHPSEALYRAIATGLLRGSYTQPPIPTTANSCTPLTELGYSTEYKPL, from the exons ATGGGTTCCTCTCCTTCCGGCGGGGGAAGAGCACGGCTGTTGTTTCcgatggtggtggcggcggcggcggccgcgctagctggggcggcgccggcgccggcgcccgcgtgCTACGCGCGCGTGTTCAGCTTCGGGGACTCGCTAGCGGACACGGGCAACCGCCGCTTCGTGTACCCCAACGACTCCGACCCCGTGCTCCGGCTCCCCTACGGCGAGACCTTCTTCGACCGCGCCACCGGCCGCTTCAGCGACGGCCGCATCGTCCTCGACTTCCTCG CGGACGCGCTGGGCCTCCCGTTCGTGCGGCCCTACCTGAGCGGTCGGCGCGCCGAGGACTTCGCGCGCGGGGCCAACTTCGCGGTGGGCGGCGCCACCGCGCTCGCCCCGGAGTTCTTCCGGGACAGGGGTTTCAACATGAGCAACGTGGTGCACCTCGACATGGAGATGAAGTGGTTCCGGGACATGATCGGCCTCCTCTGCCCCGACGGCATCGCCG GTTGCTCGGACGTGATGAACCAGTCCCTCTTCCTGGTTGGAGAAATCGGAGGCAACGACTACAACCTACCTCTTCTCGAAAGAATGCCCTTAGACGTTGTCATCGCTTTCGCACCGATCGTTATTGCCAAAATCTCCTCGACAATCACC GAGCTGATTGGGCTAGGAGCCAAGACTCTGGTGGTTCCTGGAAATCTGCCTATTGGGTGCATCCCCAACTACATGTTCGTATTCCGGAGCGATAGCAAAGAAGATTACGAGGCGGAGACAGGTTGCATTGGGTGGTTGAACGAGTTCGCACGCTACCACAACAGACTTCTGATCGAGGAGCTGGAGAGGTTGCGCGAGCTCCATCCTGGCGTGACCATCATCTATGCTGACTACTACGGAGCCGCCATGGAGGTTTTCGTTTCCCCGCAACAATATG GAATTGAGCATCCCCTGGTGGCTTGCTGTGGCGGAGGGCATCCCCACGGTGTGGGCGCAAGTGCAAGATGTGGACGAGGAAAATACAGTTTGTGTCGTAATCCAGAAAAGTATGGATCATGGGACGGCTTGCATCCTTCAGAGGCTTTGTACAGGGCAATTGCAACGGGCCTGCTACGAGGCTCATACACGCAGCCTCCGATTCCTACCACCGCCAATTCATGTACACCTCTTACTGAACTCGGCTATTCTACCGAATACAAACCACTCTAG
- the LOC112893234 gene encoding GDSL esterase/lipase At1g28600-like, with protein MASSASGRAGRGLPPPAAAAAAVLLVLAGAAPAAGCYPRVFSFGDSLADTGNYAFVYGNDSSQPALRLPYGETFFHRPTGRFSNGRIVLDFIAETLGLPFVRPYLSGRSAGDFACGANFAVGGATALSPDFFRGRGFDGMGDRVHLDMEMKWFRELLDLLCPGNLAGCADMMNQSLFLVGEIGGNDYNIPLLSRVPFKKIRTFVPSVVAKISSTITELIRLGAKTLVVPGNLPIGCVPRYLTIFKSDKEEDYETQTGCLRWMNKFSQYHNKLLMKELKKLRKLHPGVTIIYADNYGAAMEIFLSPEQYGIEDPLVACCGGDGPYGVSPTTSCGSGEYTVCDNPEKYGSWDGFHPSEAAYKAIAMGLLRGSYTQPSIASITGSCPQLAELGSSVEYKPLYNL; from the exons ATGGCTTCCTCTGCCTCCGGGAGGGCAGGACGGGGTCTCCCCCCGcctgcggcagcggcggctgcggtGCTGCTAGTACTAGCTGGAGCGGCCCCGGCGGCGGGTTGCTACCCGCGCGTGTTCAGCTTCGGGGACTCGCTGGCGGACACGGGCAACTACGCCTTCGTCTACGGCAACGACTCCAGCCAGCCCGCGCTCCGGCTGCCCTACGGCGAGACGTTCTTCCACCGCCCCACCGGGCGCTTCTCCAATGGCCGCATCGTCCTCGACTTCATCG CGGAGACGCTGGGTCTCCCGTTCGTGCGGCCGTACCTGAGCGGGCGGAGCGCGGGGGACTTCGCCTGCGGGGCCAACTTCGCCGTCGGCGGCGCCACGGCGCTTAGCCCGGACTTCTTTCGGGGCAGGGGTTTCGACGGCATGGGCGACCGAGTGCACCTCGACATGGAGATGAAGTGGTTCCGCGAGCTGCTCGACCTCCTCTGCCCCGGCAACCTCGCCG GTTGCGCAGATATGATGAACCAATCTCTCTTCTTGGTTGGGGAAATCGGGGGCAATGACTACAACATCCCTCTTCTTTCTAGAGTGCCCTTCAAGAAGATCCGCACTTTTGTTCCGAGTGTTGTTGCCAAAATCTCATCCACGATCACT GAATTGATTAGGCTAGGAGCCAAGACTCTTGTGGTTCCCGGGAACCTCCCAATTGGGTGTGTCCCAAGATATCTGACTATATTCAAGAGTGATAAGGAAGAAGATTATGAAACACAAACAGGTTGTCTTAGGTGGATGAACAAGTTCTCACAGTACCACAACAAGCTTCTCATGAAGGAGCTTAAGAAGCTTCGCAAGCTCCATCCTGGAGTAACCATCATCTATGCTGATAACTATGGAGCTGCCATGGAGATTTTCCTTTCCCCTGAACAATATG GGATCGAAGATCCACTCGTGGCTTGTTGTGGTGGTGATGGACCCTACGGCGTCTCCCCAACTACAAGCTGTGGATCCGGAGAATATACGGTCTGCGATAACCCAGAAAAATATGGATCATGGGATGGCTTCCATCCATCAGAAGCTGCATATAAGGCCATTGCAATGGGCCTTCTACGAGGTTCATACACACAGCCGTCAATTGCTTCCATCACCGGTTCATGTCCACAGCTTGCAGAGCTGGGATCTTCTGTTGAATACAAGCCCCTCTACAACCTATAA
- the LOC112894920 gene encoding GTP-binding nuclear protein Ran-2-like, whose translation MALPNQQVVDYPSFKLVIVGDGGTGKTTFVKRHLTGEFEKKYEPTIGVEVHPLDFSTNCGKIRFYCWDTAGQEKFGGLRDGYYIHGQCAIIMFDVTSRLTYKNVPTWHRDLCRVCENIPIVLCGNKVDVKNRQVKAKQVTFHRKKNLQYYEISAKSNYNFEKPFLYLARKLAGDQNLHFVEAVALKPPEVQIDMAMQQQHEAELVAAAAQPLPDDDDDLIE comes from the exons ATG GCGTTGCCGAATCAGCAGGTCGTGGATTACCCCAGCTTCAAGCTCGTCATCGTCGGCGACGGTGGAACTG GTAAAACCACATTTGTGAAAAGGCATCTTACTGGCGAGTTTGAGAAGAAATATGAAC CCACCATTGGTGTTGAAGTTCACCCGCTAGATTTTAGCACCAACTGTGGCAAAATCCGCTTCTATTGCTGGGACACCGCTGGGCAAGAAAAGTTTGGTGGTCTCAGAGATGGCTACTA TATCCATGGTCAGTGTGCCATTATCATGTTTGATGTCACTTCAAGGCTGACATACAAGAACGTACCAACATGGCACAGGGATTTGTGCAG GGTTTGTGAGAACATTCCCATTGTCCTCTGCGGTAACAAGGTTGACGTGAAGAACAGGCAGGTCAAAGCCAAGCAAGTTACATTCCACAGGAAGAAGAACCTGCAGTACTATGAGATTTCTGCCAAGAGCAATTACAACTTCGAGAAGCCCTTCCTTTACCTTGCAAGGAAGCTGGCAGG GGACCAGAACCTTCACTTCGTTGAGGCTGTTGCTCTGAAGCCACCGGAAGTGCAGATTGATATGGCCATGCAGCAGCA GCATGAAGCTGAGCTTGTGGCTGCTGCAGCCCAACCCCTGCCTGATGACGATGACGACTTGATCGAGTAG
- the LOC112895769 gene encoding transcription factor GTE3, chloroplastic-like, which translates to MKPQIPPMPRSKRPPPGFFNESGPPRRRTDADAPSSGGSAGGFPVGLESGAGGEIPLRPNLKPQNPPMPRPKRPPPGFSVQSRHKRRRTAADADAPSSGGGAEGAGRCCDLSRAFGRCRALLDDLLRHDDGWVFEAPVDARTLGLRDYYTVIADPMDLGTVLRRLERRRYADPSAFAADVRLTFGNAMSYNNQGDPVYESAAELSGIFEDGWASIQAELPPPLPTDAERKVNFNDDLKGLPVAAQRTVVGVLKDRGACLLEKKGKVEVDLGKVDAATLDELGRLVAKHRAADTDVDARSPRSRIHERRQSEEPTPKR; encoded by the exons ATGAAACCCCAAATCCCACCTATGCCGCGCTCAAAACGCCCGCCGCCCGGCTTTTTCAACGAGTCCGggcccccgcggcggcggacggaCGCGGACGCTCCGTCTTCCGGGGGCAGCGCGGGAGGTTTTCCGGTAGGGTTAGAGTCGGGAGCCGGCGGAGAAATTCCCCTCCGCCCAAACTTGAAACCGCAAAACCCACCGATGCCGCGCCCAAAGCGCCCGCCGCCTGGCTTTTCTGTTCAGTCCAGGCACaaacggcggcggacggcggcggatgCGGACGCTCCGTCTTCCGGTGGCGGCGCGGAAGGAGCAGGCCGCTGCTGCGATCTCAGCCGCGCGTTCGGGCGCTGCCGCGCGCTCCTGGACGACCTGCTGCGGCACGACGACGGGTGGGTATTCGAGGCCCCCGTGGACGCGCGCACCCTCGGCCTCCGCGACTACTACACCGTCATCGCCGACCCCATGGACCTCGGCaccgtgctccgccgcctcgaGCGCCGCCGCTACGCCGACCCGTCCGCGTTCGCCGCCGACGTCCGCCTGACGTTCGGCAACGCCATGTCCTACAACAACCAGGGCGACCCCGTGTACGAGAGCGCCGCCGAGCTCTCCGGGATATTCGAGGACGGTTGGGCCTCCATCCAAGCAGAGCTCCCGCCCCCGCTGCCAACGGACGCCGAGCGCAAGGTGAACTTCAACGACGATCTGAAGGGGCTGCCGGTGGCCGCGCAGCGGACCGTGGTCGGGGTCCTGAAGGACCGGGGTGCGTGCCTGCTGGAGAAGAAGGGGAAAGTGGAGGTCGATCTGGGCAAGGTGGATGCCGCGACACTGGATGAGCTCGGCCGACTGGTAGCAAAGCATCGTGCCGCTGACACTGACGTGGATGCCCGGAGCCCCCGATCCAG GATCCATGAGCGCCGCCAATCTGAAGAACCAACCCCCAAAAGGTGA
- the LOC112895377 gene encoding transcription initiation factor TFIID subunit 7 — protein MEEQFILRVPPSVAERIERLMNESAAASSSSSSNPDDTSLDLSFSEDGRNGTFMIGNESFPASLLDLPAVVESYKTYDDSVLIKTADIGQMIMVREENDPAPEGVEYKHGLTPPMRDARRRRFRREPDLNAELVNQVEKHLINIMHGVSVNQNASVIGGEEGGDRKKPPVARAPKQPDVQEPTANGEEPERSDSEESEN, from the exons ATGGAGGAGCAGTTCATCCTCCGCGTGCCGCCGTCCGTGGCGGAGCGGATCGAGCGCCTCATGAATgaatccgccgccgcctcctcctcctcctcctcgaacCCTGACGACACCTCCCTCGACCTCTCCTTCTCAG AGGATGGAAGAAATGGTACATTTATGATCGGTAATGAGAGCTTTCCTGCATCTCTTTTGGATCTACCTGCGGTGGTGGAGTCATACAAGACATATGATGATTCTGTACTAATTAAAACTGCTGATATTGGTCAG ATGATTATGGTAAGAGAAGAAAATGACCCTGCTCCAGAGGGAGTTGAATACAAGCATGGGCTTACTCCTCCAATGAGGGATGCACGCAGACGCCGTTTCCGAAGAGAACCAGACTTGAAT GCAGAGCTGGTTAACCAAGTTGAGAAGCATCTCATCAATATTATGCACGGAGTATCTGTCA ACCAGAATGCCAGTGTGATAGGAGGCGAGGAAGGTGGTGATCGTAAGAAACCTCCAGTGGCTCGTGCACCCAAGCAGCCTGATGTTCAAGAGCCAACTGCGAATGGTGAGGAACCTGAGAGGAGCGACTCGGAAGAGTCTGAGAACTGA
- the LOC112895768 gene encoding probable receptor-like protein kinase At5g20050 produces MSGPDDSASAPPQGCCCACASVLWKIVKVILHVVTLLTVFVLIFPGIVSGFGAQIAVQSVSYAVLACLYIGTSSDQAERIICGVFLGVLAVVIVAAAPSVKGKRGAPVTVMRACNLVALFVYCIWKICKLVQACLRRLRVHGKVPAADPEAPLAKVKKPEAACTAPVRQTTFHIDDLPRKFSYDEIRAVTGDFGTMVGRGGSAEVFRGLLDDGTAVAVKRITSYKPVGEEDFLREISIVANVHQRSLVRLLGYCLLQGRPGDTHGQYLVYPFFENGSLDWWLFNGEERRRLLPWPTRRRIAVDVARALAYLHHECRRQILHLDIKPANILLDGSFLAHVSDFGISMSIAQDLTSVDTCGRGTPGYMAPEIWFSSLSTKSDVYSYGMTVLELVGGRRGYQASRDSSETPDFLARVVREKMARGELKDVVDAAMAPVDEREVEAVLKVALCCVQHQRELRPSMVTVVDMLEGRVTADLPP; encoded by the coding sequence ATGTCAGGTCCGGATGACTCTGCCTCAGCTCCTCCTCAAGGATGCTGCTGCGCCTGTGCCTCTGTGCTGTGGAAGATAGTGAAGGTCATTTTACATGTAGTGACTCTGCTCACCGTATTCGTTCTGATCTTTCCTGGTATTGTTAGTGGCTTCGGTGCACAGATCGCTGTGCAGTCAGTGTCCTACGCTGTCCTTGCTTGCTTATACATTGGCACCTCGTCCGATCAGGCGGAGAGGATCATTTGCGGTGTGTTTCTTGGCGTCCTTGCTGTAGTGATCGTCGCGGCAGCTCCCAGTGTGAAGGGCAAGAGAGGAGCTCCCGTAACTGTCATGCGCGCCTGCAACCTCGTGGCGCTCTTCGTGTACTGCATCTGGAAGATTTGTAAACTGGTGCAGGCTTGTCTCCGGCGCCTCCGTGTTCATGGCAAAGTTCCGGCTGCTGATCCGGAGGCGCCACTTGCGAAGGTGAAGAAACCGGAAGCAGCCTGTACTGCTCCCGTGCGGCAGACCACGTTCCACATCGACGACCTGCCGCGAAAGTTCTCGTACGACGAGATCCGGGCCGTGACCGGGGACTTCGGGACCATGGTGGGGCGCGGCGGCTCCGCCGAAGTCTTCCGGGGCCTCCTCGACGACGGCACGGCGGTCGCCGTCAAGCGGATCACCAGCTACAAGCCCGTCGGCGAGGAAGACTTCCTGAGGGAGATCTCCATCGTGGCGAACGTGCACCAGCGCAGCCTGGTGCGCCTCCTGGGGTACTGCCTGCTGCAAGGGAGGCCGGGCGACACCCACGGCCAGTACCTGGTCTACCCGTTCTTCGAGAACGGGTCGCTGGACTGGTGGCTGTTCAAcggcgaggagcggcggcgcctCCTGCCGTGGCCGACGCGGCGCCGCATCGCCGTCGACGTCGCCAGGGCGCTCGCGTACCTCCACCACGAGTGCCGCCGGCAGATCCTGCACCTCGACATCAAGCCGGCCAACATCCTCCTCGACGGCAGCTTCCTGGCGCACGTGTCGGACTTCGGCATCTCCATGTCCATCGCCCAGGACCTGACCAGCGTCGACACCTGCGGGAGGGGAACGCCCGGGTACATGGCGCCGGAGATATGGTTCAGCTCGCTGTCCACCAAGTCCGACGTGTACAGCTACGGCATGACGGTCCTCGAGCTCGTCGGCGGGCGCAGGGGCTACCAGGCCAGCAGGGACTCGTCCGAGACGCCGGACTTCTTGGCGCGCGTCGTACGGGAGAAGATGGCGCGAGGCGAGCTCAAGGACGTGGTGGACGCGGCCATGGCGCCCGTGGACGAGCGGGAGGTGGAGGCGGTGCTGAAGGTGGCGCTCTGCTGCGTCCAGCACCAGCGGGAGCTGAGGCCCAGCATGGTAACGGTTGTGGACATGCTCGAAGGGCGTGTCACCGCCGATCTGCCGCCGTAG